The following are encoded together in the Candidatus Krumholzibacteriia bacterium genome:
- a CDS encoding protein kinase, protein MIGKTLAHYEITALLGKGGMGEVYRARDTKLDRDVALKLLPAEVARDPERTARFQREAKVLAQINHPHVAQIHGFDDEGDVLFLVMELVEGVDLATRLRGGPLPIDQALNVARQIARGLEEAHGHGIVHRDLKPANVIVTPDGTAKILDFGLAVATAPADEAADTQLSPTITAALTRAGTLLGTAAYMSPEQAAGHTCDARTDVWAWGVILFEMLTGTRLFGEDSPSETLAAVIRAEPDWDALPAETPSTVRRVLVGCLRKKPHDRWHAIADVRLMLDGGDDAEDVPMAITSRWRPSPAWVLIAVLGLAIGWLLPRGTAIEATEVDDAIVRSAIALPQDTQLAGWASPAVALSPDGRRIAFVAMIDDHKRLFLRDLGSETALEVPDSDGAEGPFFSPDGRWLGFGAGSISGASPDPRRLKKYDVETGVTTTVCDLGDYFGGTWRDDGTIFFVNLQPRGLWRVSADGGRPVRIGPDDPERRQAFAWPQMLPGGRRALAIRWPDLEGGSVGTIDLESGEFTELGVSGTFARWAPSGHLFVSTLERRVIAHRFDVVAASLRPGNVPVLEDVTEGGNGASVFAVSSSGDLVYTTGSVDGARKDLARLFWIDESGTAERFDLEPDFISDIDVSPDGSRLAVCIGNRELWIHDLRRGTRLRLPPGEMITKRRPLWTPTGDAIVFTGFGLETTGSLNLCLQPGDGVRTPVRLESQVGEFFAGSWVPGTSTLLFHGFETDQAADISTRFQSIDVDAPGSIETLDLEDRRIANPTLSPDGRWLAYVSGETGRREIFLRSYPDLQRKIPVGPGTSVRWSSSGDRMIVARYAGRRIVEIAGADFDPTTGDVAPLRPSIDLTTFDHPQFDPRGALYWDYDAANDRYVVVQEIPGAGEIRALQLVQGWTREIEELLPIRKGR, encoded by the coding sequence TTGATCGGCAAGACTCTCGCCCACTACGAGATCACCGCCCTGCTCGGCAAGGGCGGCATGGGAGAGGTCTACCGCGCACGCGACACGAAGCTCGACCGCGACGTGGCGCTCAAGCTCCTTCCCGCCGAAGTGGCGAGGGATCCCGAACGGACGGCGCGCTTCCAACGCGAGGCGAAGGTCCTCGCGCAGATCAACCATCCGCACGTCGCGCAGATCCACGGCTTCGACGACGAAGGCGACGTCCTCTTCCTCGTCATGGAACTCGTCGAAGGCGTCGACCTCGCGACCCGACTGCGCGGCGGACCGCTTCCGATCGACCAGGCCCTGAACGTCGCGCGCCAGATCGCCCGGGGCCTCGAGGAGGCACACGGCCACGGGATCGTGCACCGCGACCTCAAGCCCGCCAACGTCATCGTCACGCCCGACGGTACGGCGAAGATCCTCGACTTCGGCCTCGCGGTCGCCACCGCGCCGGCCGACGAAGCGGCCGATACGCAGCTCTCACCGACGATCACCGCGGCGCTCACGCGCGCCGGCACATTGCTCGGCACCGCGGCCTACATGAGCCCCGAGCAAGCGGCCGGACACACGTGCGACGCGCGGACCGACGTCTGGGCCTGGGGCGTGATCCTCTTCGAGATGCTGACGGGCACGCGGCTCTTCGGCGAGGACTCCCCGAGCGAGACCCTGGCCGCCGTGATCCGCGCCGAACCGGACTGGGACGCGCTGCCGGCGGAGACTCCGTCCACGGTGCGCCGTGTGCTCGTCGGGTGTCTGCGCAAGAAACCGCACGATCGATGGCACGCCATCGCCGACGTGCGCCTGATGCTCGACGGGGGCGACGACGCCGAGGACGTTCCCATGGCGATCACGAGTCGATGGCGTCCGAGCCCGGCCTGGGTGCTGATCGCCGTCCTCGGACTCGCGATCGGTTGGTTGCTCCCGCGGGGCACGGCGATCGAAGCCACCGAAGTCGACGACGCGATCGTTCGCAGCGCGATCGCGTTGCCCCAGGACACCCAACTCGCCGGTTGGGCATCGCCAGCGGTCGCCCTGTCCCCCGACGGACGTCGCATCGCCTTCGTCGCGATGATCGACGATCACAAGCGTCTGTTCCTGCGCGACCTCGGCAGCGAGACGGCCCTCGAGGTCCCCGACAGCGACGGTGCCGAGGGACCCTTCTTCTCGCCCGACGGGCGCTGGCTCGGTTTCGGGGCGGGATCGATCTCCGGTGCATCGCCGGACCCGCGACGGCTGAAGAAGTACGACGTCGAGACCGGCGTGACGACGACGGTGTGCGACCTGGGCGACTACTTCGGCGGAACATGGCGCGACGACGGGACCATCTTCTTCGTGAACCTGCAGCCGCGCGGGCTGTGGCGCGTGTCGGCCGACGGCGGTCGCCCCGTGCGCATCGGCCCCGACGATCCGGAGCGCCGCCAGGCCTTCGCCTGGCCCCAGATGCTCCCCGGAGGACGACGCGCCCTGGCCATCCGCTGGCCCGACCTCGAGGGTGGATCGGTGGGAACGATCGACCTCGAGTCGGGCGAATTCACCGAGCTGGGTGTGTCGGGCACCTTCGCTCGCTGGGCCCCGAGCGGGCATCTGTTCGTCTCCACCCTCGAGCGCCGGGTGATCGCCCATCGATTCGACGTCGTCGCCGCGAGCCTTCGCCCCGGCAACGTCCCCGTGCTCGAGGACGTGACCGAAGGAGGCAACGGCGCGTCCGTGTTCGCCGTCTCGTCGTCCGGAGATCTCGTCTACACGACAGGATCCGTCGACGGTGCTCGTAAGGACCTGGCGCGCCTCTTCTGGATCGACGAGAGCGGCACCGCCGAGCGCTTCGACCTCGAGCCCGACTTCATCAGCGACATCGACGTCTCGCCCGACGGGTCGCGCCTCGCGGTCTGCATCGGCAATCGCGAGCTCTGGATCCACGACCTCCGCCGCGGCACGAGGCTGCGCCTGCCCCCGGGGGAGATGATCACCAAGCGGCGGCCGCTCTGGACGCCGACCGGCGACGCCATCGTCTTCACCGGCTTCGGACTCGAAACGACGGGGAGCCTGAACCTGTGCCTGCAGCCTGGCGACGGCGTGCGCACGCCCGTGCGTCTCGAGTCGCAGGTCGGAGAGTTCTTCGCCGGATCCTGGGTTCCTGGCACGAGCACCCTGCTCTTCCACGGCTTCGAGACCGACCAGGCCGCGGACATCTCCACTCGTTTCCAGAGCATCGACGTCGACGCGCCCGGGTCCATCGAGACCCTCGACCTCGAGGATCGCCGCATCGCGAACCCGACCCTCTCGCCGGACGGGCGCTGGCTCGCCTACGTGTCCGGAGAAACGGGCCGGAGGGAGATCTTCCTGCGCAGCTACCCGGACCTGCAGCGGAAGATCCCCGTCGGACCCGGCACGAGCGTGCGCTGGTCGTCGAGCGGCGACCGCATGATCGTGGCCCGCTACGCCGGACGACGCATCGTCGAGATCGCGGGTGCGGACTTCGACCCCACGACGGGAGACGTCGCGCCCCTTCGACCCTCGATCGACCTGACCACCTTCGATCACCCGCAATTCGATCCGCGCGGTGCGCTGTACTGGGACTACGACGCCGCGAACGATCGCTACGTCGTCGTCCAGGAGATCCCCGGCGCCGGGGAGATCCGCGCCCTGCAACTCGTGCAGGGCTGGACGCGCGAGATCGAGGAACTGCTGCCGATCCGGAAAGGGCGCTGA
- a CDS encoding FG-GAP-like repeat-containing protein: protein MRARFLPLLACLVLLANAGPAGARDFLIRALEIPAGVDPFDSGNWIDTDVTPDGRLHVGYAQQVENTPYPYQTVYVGPDGAVVVDESVATPFGFVNVDATPSGRLGIGYQAGVTGFPGDLFRTALPPQWDPVQPILPIVDEAATHIAVDRADTYQQVAYFDGHYSDAGFADLRWARPAVPTYFSQFVDEVYLRHRRGRQIDIQVDQFDEPRIAYFGSDHSLRYAYRSGSTWIVEEVTVMLGQGLGHVDLALDGAGRPHVSFYRIDSQDLMYAFRDDDGTWSVDLAAFNGRVGKWNSIAIDPAGVPHISAYRDSDRNVVLVTPAPGDTWSTEVIDPFGGVGESNSIAIDAYGGIHVVYRGRGNGRPLYAWWMDWNVNGMHDAMDIANGLLTDCDGNEIPDEAELLFGFAEDCDQDGVIDRCQTDCDGNGINDACQIAADPSADCDGNGTLDTCDITAGALDCDVNGILDRCQIAADTSLDCDVNGLLDGCEIVSGEGDCNLDGILDACQSVFVADAQGVSIPFFGTRRVGDLVLGGDLNGDGRGDLIHDEGSRIEIVLGRSGFDGTDDLHLSRNFDSVVVGDVDGDGRDDLIGATDGSSLSAGSLILYRGDTSTILEDPISIDAPTTDIEFGRGLALADVDGDGFQDVIVGSPSAEFGIDDRVYVYSTHPFDAVPEQEWIPDPGSTFAFGQVVVNAGDLDGNGLDDVVVSRPNAGGSNKGAYVYLSHAGGPSERGPTLVRPSDGGGFGVSLAPAGDVNEDGFDDVLVGDPYVGGSSHTTGVGSIWLFHGGAAMDGSPDGDLAARVPETALGTALSTSGDLDGDGIADLLVGAERTSGGDRGVVQVYLGGFEAGSEPDLIVGDAEVGGGTGRAGSIAILGDVNDDGIGDFAWGAVNEGSYGRVHVRSLVMPDFADCNGNGTRDACDIAGGAADDDLDGIPDACQQTATSVTSSTPLVTRLVGAVPTPFNPRTSIVFELARPGPVDLTVFDARGRQVDTLVGGSMSAGRHELVWDARDRASGVYFAVLRADDVVARTKLVLLR from the coding sequence ATGCGCGCTCGCTTCCTGCCCCTGCTCGCCTGCCTGGTCCTGCTGGCGAACGCCGGTCCGGCCGGCGCCCGTGACTTCCTGATCCGGGCGCTCGAGATTCCCGCCGGGGTCGACCCCTTCGATTCGGGGAACTGGATCGATACCGACGTCACTCCGGACGGACGTCTCCACGTCGGCTATGCACAGCAGGTCGAGAACACCCCCTATCCGTACCAGACCGTGTACGTCGGACCCGACGGTGCGGTCGTCGTCGACGAGAGCGTCGCCACGCCTTTCGGCTTCGTGAACGTCGACGCCACGCCCAGCGGTCGACTCGGCATCGGGTACCAGGCCGGCGTGACCGGTTTCCCCGGCGACCTCTTCCGCACGGCCCTGCCACCGCAGTGGGATCCCGTCCAACCGATCCTGCCGATCGTCGATGAGGCCGCCACGCACATCGCGGTCGATCGCGCCGACACCTACCAGCAGGTTGCCTACTTCGACGGGCACTACAGCGACGCCGGCTTCGCCGATCTGCGATGGGCACGCCCGGCAGTCCCCACGTACTTCTCGCAATTCGTCGACGAGGTCTACCTCAGGCACCGTCGCGGTCGGCAGATCGACATCCAGGTCGACCAGTTCGACGAGCCGCGCATCGCCTACTTCGGCAGCGATCATTCGTTGCGCTACGCGTATCGTAGCGGTTCGACCTGGATCGTCGAAGAAGTGACGGTGATGCTCGGGCAGGGCCTGGGACACGTCGACCTCGCCCTCGACGGGGCGGGCCGCCCCCACGTGAGCTTCTACCGTATCGATTCGCAGGACCTGATGTACGCGTTCCGCGACGACGACGGGACATGGTCGGTCGACCTGGCCGCTTTCAACGGGCGCGTGGGAAAGTGGAACTCGATCGCGATCGATCCCGCTGGCGTCCCCCACATCAGCGCCTACCGCGATTCGGATCGCAACGTCGTACTCGTCACGCCCGCTCCGGGAGACACCTGGAGCACCGAAGTCATCGATCCCTTCGGCGGCGTCGGAGAATCGAACTCGATCGCGATCGATGCCTACGGGGGCATCCACGTCGTCTATCGCGGCCGCGGCAATGGGCGCCCGCTCTACGCGTGGTGGATGGACTGGAACGTGAACGGCATGCACGACGCGATGGACATCGCCAATGGCCTGCTCACCGACTGCGACGGCAACGAGATCCCCGACGAGGCCGAGCTCCTCTTCGGGTTCGCCGAAGACTGCGATCAGGACGGCGTGATCGATCGCTGCCAGACCGATTGCGACGGCAACGGGATCAACGACGCGTGCCAGATCGCCGCCGATCCGTCCGCCGACTGCGACGGCAACGGGACGCTCGACACCTGTGACATCACGGCCGGCGCACTGGACTGCGACGTGAACGGAATCCTCGACCGTTGCCAGATCGCGGCCGACACCTCGCTCGACTGCGACGTGAACGGCTTGCTCGACGGATGCGAGATCGTCTCCGGGGAAGGCGACTGCAACCTCGACGGCATTCTCGACGCGTGCCAGTCCGTGTTCGTGGCCGACGCACAGGGTGTATCGATACCCTTCTTCGGGACGCGTCGGGTCGGCGATCTCGTCCTGGGCGGCGACCTGAACGGCGACGGCCGCGGCGATCTGATCCACGACGAGGGGTCGCGCATCGAGATCGTGCTGGGTCGGTCGGGCTTCGACGGGACCGACGATCTACATCTGAGCCGCAACTTCGATTCCGTCGTGGTGGGTGACGTCGATGGAGACGGGCGCGACGACCTGATCGGCGCGACCGACGGATCGAGTCTCTCCGCGGGAAGCCTGATCCTCTACCGTGGCGACACGTCCACGATCCTCGAAGACCCGATCTCGATCGACGCGCCCACGACCGACATCGAGTTCGGTCGCGGCCTGGCCCTGGCGGACGTGGACGGTGACGGATTCCAGGACGTGATCGTCGGCTCTCCCTCCGCCGAATTCGGCATCGACGATCGCGTGTACGTCTACTCGACCCATCCCTTCGACGCGGTGCCCGAGCAGGAGTGGATCCCGGACCCGGGGTCGACCTTCGCGTTCGGTCAGGTCGTCGTGAACGCGGGAGACCTCGACGGAAACGGGCTCGACGACGTGGTGGTGAGCCGCCCCAATGCCGGCGGGTCGAACAAGGGTGCGTACGTTTACCTGTCGCACGCAGGCGGTCCGTCCGAACGCGGGCCGACGCTCGTGCGGCCGAGCGACGGCGGTGGCTTCGGCGTCTCGCTCGCCCCAGCCGGGGACGTGAACGAGGACGGGTTCGACGACGTGCTGGTGGGCGATCCATACGTCGGCGGGTCCAGCCACACGACGGGAGTCGGCAGCATCTGGCTGTTCCACGGCGGCGCCGCCATGGACGGATCACCGGACGGCGACCTCGCGGCGCGCGTGCCGGAGACGGCTCTCGGCACCGCCCTTTCCACGAGCGGCGACCTCGACGGCGACGGGATCGCGGATCTCCTCGTGGGCGCCGAGCGGACGTCCGGCGGCGATCGCGGCGTCGTTCAGGTCTACCTCGGAGGCTTCGAGGCAGGAAGCGAACCCGACTTGATCGTCGGTGACGCCGAAGTCGGCGGCGGCACGGGCCGCGCCGGATCGATCGCGATCCTCGGCGACGTGAACGACGACGGCATCGGCGACTTCGCCTGGGGCGCGGTGAACGAGGGAAGCTACGGAAGGGTGCACGTGCGCTCGCTCGTCATGCCCGACTTCGCCGACTGCAACGGCAACGGCACGCGCGACGCGTGCGACATTGCGGGTGGGGCAGCCGACGACGATCTCGACGGAATCCCCGACGCCTGTCAGCAGACCGCCACGTCGGTCACCTCGTCCACGCCCCTGGTGACGCGGCTCGTCGGCGCCGTGCCCACGCCGTTCAACCCACGCACGTCGATCGTGTTCGAGTTGGCCCGTCCCGGCCCCGTCGACCTCACCGTGTTCGACGCGCGCGGACGCCAGGTCGACACGCTGGTCGGTGGTTCGATGTCGGCCGGCCGCCACGAACTCGTGTGGGACGCGCGCGATCGGGCGAGCGGCGTGTACTTCGCGGTGCTGCGCGCCGACGACGTCGTCGCCCGGACCAAGCTGGTCCTGCTGCGCTGA
- a CDS encoding sigma-70 family RNA polymerase sigma factor → MPDPTPAAIEDAIRSVRDGRPRASEELLPLVYEHLRRLARARMAKVPPGNTLQPTALVHEAYLRLSSSKDPAWDGRGHFFAAAAEAMRQILVDQARRKASLKRGGDRERIELDDVDLRIQPPSDDILDLDTALDALADEDRVKADVVLLRHFAGLDREETARTLGLSPRTVDRHWTYARTWLARAMRDAPNEPGRP, encoded by the coding sequence GTGCCCGATCCCACGCCCGCGGCGATCGAGGACGCGATCCGGTCGGTCCGCGACGGACGGCCCCGGGCCTCCGAGGAACTGCTGCCCCTGGTGTACGAACACCTGCGGCGACTGGCGCGTGCGCGCATGGCCAAGGTCCCACCCGGCAACACCCTGCAACCGACCGCGCTCGTCCACGAGGCGTACCTCCGGCTGTCCTCCTCGAAGGATCCGGCATGGGACGGCCGCGGGCACTTCTTCGCGGCCGCGGCCGAGGCCATGCGTCAGATCCTCGTCGACCAGGCGCGGCGCAAGGCGAGCCTCAAGCGCGGCGGCGATCGCGAACGCATCGAGCTCGACGACGTGGACCTTCGGATCCAACCACCGTCCGACGACATCCTCGACCTCGACACGGCGCTCGACGCACTGGCCGACGAGGACCGGGTGAAGGCCGACGTGGTGTTGTTGCGCCACTTCGCCGGACTCGACCGCGAGGAGACCGCGCGCACACTCGGACTGTCACCACGAACGGTCGATCGTCACTGGACCTACGCGCGCACCTGGCTCGCGCGCGCGATGCGGGACGCCCCGAACGAGCCCGGGAGGCCCTGA
- a CDS encoding serine/threonine-protein kinase — protein sequence MTGSDDLRQRAENIFHDVRQLDPEARRRQLDERCAGHDALRTEVESLLREYDGLGTFLEEPAVAPLDVPRSIGPYRLLSPLGRGGMGEVWLAEQTEPIRRRVAIKVIRPGMDSRDIVARFEAERQALAMMDHPGVASVHDAGTTDRQQPYFVMEHVDGEPITDYARTHRLSVRDRVDLFRQVCAAIQHAHQKTILHRDVKPSNVLVTEVDGRPRVKVIDFGVAKALGDRIGDQTLVTVHGSVIGTPEYMSPEQAGARVETVDTRSDVYSLGVILYELMVGALPHEPATVREAMSMGALGSLYDEDAPRPTIRLQMLGPRRKTVAEHRGTTLAGLEAALRGELEWIVMKAIAPEPGRRYQSPADLSEDLLRHLDGESVEAAPPSRTYRARKFVRRHRAAVATVGVIAFGLVLGAAGLAFGLVRALDAEERASRDARTAEEITDFLVDLFRVNEPGAAADTLVTARAILDRGADEIRASLDDDPLVRGNLLNTMSEAYWGLGLYARADSLARLAVDDLEGVLEDSDARLADARRQWSQSRFYAGDYRGALDIAQSAFDARAAAFGPYDEKAVELRNVRAQLVGRIGDPEEARAEFVDLIAYLQGGTGPSIHTALVSTWNNLAAIHFRGRDFPDAENALERALTVLDSTNVEEPGRRVRLMMNIAAARAQQGNLEEATPMLERALPELERIYGPAHMETIGARMNLAAFRQMSGDTEGAADAYATVLPRAEAALGPDHPQVARVLHSQGVTLNDLGRHDEAIVALRRAVEIRTAIFGPDHDDTVASLLSLATGYGGAGDTERLRSAFDDVVSRRARKFGEDHVEVARDLDVYAEALAANGLEDEAAAIRTRAARIRDAQPEG from the coding sequence ATGACCGGATCGGACGACCTCCGCCAACGCGCCGAGAACATCTTCCACGACGTCCGCCAGCTCGATCCCGAAGCCCGCCGCCGCCAGCTCGACGAACGCTGCGCCGGCCACGACGCCCTGCGGACCGAGGTCGAGAGCCTGCTCCGCGAGTACGACGGTCTGGGCACGTTCCTCGAGGAACCCGCCGTCGCGCCCCTGGACGTTCCGCGCAGCATCGGCCCGTACCGGCTCCTCTCGCCCCTCGGGCGCGGCGGCATGGGCGAGGTCTGGCTGGCCGAACAGACCGAACCGATCCGTCGCCGCGTCGCGATCAAGGTGATCCGCCCGGGGATGGACAGCCGCGACATCGTCGCTCGCTTCGAGGCCGAACGTCAGGCCCTGGCCATGATGGACCATCCTGGCGTGGCCAGCGTCCACGACGCGGGCACGACTGATCGTCAACAACCCTACTTCGTGATGGAACACGTCGACGGCGAGCCGATCACGGACTACGCCCGCACCCATCGCCTTTCCGTACGCGACCGGGTGGACCTCTTCCGCCAGGTGTGCGCGGCCATCCAGCACGCGCATCAGAAGACGATCCTGCACCGTGACGTGAAGCCGTCGAACGTCCTCGTGACCGAAGTCGACGGACGGCCGCGCGTGAAGGTCATCGATTTCGGCGTGGCCAAGGCGCTCGGCGATCGCATCGGGGACCAGACGCTCGTGACCGTGCACGGCAGCGTCATCGGCACCCCGGAATACATGAGCCCGGAGCAGGCCGGCGCCAGGGTCGAAACCGTCGACACGCGCTCGGACGTCTACTCGCTCGGCGTCATCCTGTACGAACTGATGGTTGGCGCCCTGCCCCACGAGCCGGCCACCGTGCGCGAAGCCATGTCGATGGGTGCTCTGGGATCGCTGTACGACGAGGACGCACCGCGTCCCACCATCCGGCTGCAGATGCTCGGTCCACGCCGGAAGACCGTGGCCGAACACCGGGGCACGACGCTCGCCGGGCTCGAAGCCGCCCTGCGCGGTGAGCTCGAGTGGATCGTGATGAAGGCGATCGCGCCCGAACCGGGCCGGCGCTACCAGTCGCCCGCCGACCTCTCCGAGGACCTGCTCCGCCACCTCGACGGCGAGAGTGTCGAGGCCGCCCCGCCGAGTCGGACCTACCGTGCGCGCAAGTTCGTGCGTCGTCACCGGGCGGCCGTGGCCACGGTCGGCGTGATCGCTTTCGGCCTCGTCCTGGGGGCGGCCGGCCTGGCCTTCGGGCTCGTGCGCGCGCTCGACGCCGAGGAGCGTGCCTCGCGCGACGCCCGCACCGCCGAGGAGATCACCGACTTCCTCGTCGACCTGTTCCGGGTGAACGAACCCGGCGCCGCGGCCGACACCCTCGTCACCGCGCGTGCGATCCTCGATCGCGGCGCCGACGAGATCCGCGCCTCGCTCGACGACGACCCGCTCGTGCGTGGCAACCTGCTGAACACGATGAGCGAGGCCTACTGGGGACTCGGCCTGTACGCCCGCGCGGATTCGCTCGCCCGCCTGGCGGTCGACGATCTCGAAGGCGTGCTCGAGGATTCCGACGCCCGCCTGGCCGACGCGCGCCGACAATGGAGCCAATCACGGTTCTACGCTGGCGACTACCGGGGCGCGCTCGACATCGCGCAGTCCGCCTTCGATGCGCGTGCCGCCGCTTTCGGACCCTACGACGAGAAAGCCGTGGAGCTCCGCAACGTGCGCGCGCAACTGGTCGGACGCATCGGAGATCCCGAGGAGGCACGCGCGGAGTTCGTCGACCTGATCGCGTACCTGCAGGGCGGAACGGGCCCTTCGATCCACACCGCGCTCGTGTCCACGTGGAACAACCTGGCCGCCATCCACTTCCGGGGACGCGACTTCCCCGACGCCGAGAACGCGCTCGAACGCGCACTGACCGTGCTCGACTCGACCAACGTCGAGGAGCCGGGACGCCGGGTCCGCCTGATGATGAACATCGCGGCCGCCCGCGCGCAGCAGGGCAATCTGGAAGAGGCCACGCCCATGCTCGAGCGTGCGCTCCCCGAACTCGAACGCATCTACGGCCCGGCGCACATGGAAACCATCGGCGCGCGCATGAACCTGGCGGCCTTCCGTCAGATGAGCGGCGACACCGAAGGCGCGGCGGACGCGTATGCGACCGTCCTGCCGCGGGCCGAAGCCGCGCTCGGGCCGGACCACCCGCAGGTCGCACGCGTGCTGCACAGCCAGGGCGTGACCCTGAACGACCTCGGCCGGCACGACGAGGCGATCGTGGCTCTGCGACGAGCCGTCGAGATCCGCACCGCGATCTTCGGACCCGATCACGACGACACGGTCGCGAGTCTGCTGTCACTGGCCACGGGATACGGCGGCGCCGGCGACACGGAGCGGTTGCGATCGGCCTTCGACGATGTCGTGTCACGCCGCGCCCGGAAATTCGGCGAGGACCACGTCGAAGTCGCGCGCGACCTCGACGTCTACGCCGAGGCCCTCGCCGCCAACGGCCTCGAAGACGAAGCCGCGGCGATCCGCACGCGCGCGGCCCGCATCCGCGATGCGCAGCCCGAGGGCTGA